The following is a genomic window from Pseudomonas purpurea.
TGGAAACCTTCGAAGCGCACAAACAATCGCTGCTCGACGAGCGCCAGCGCAAGGCTCAGGGGTTGCTCGATGCCGCCCGGCGAATCCTCGACAGCCTCGGTCGGCGCACGGCCAAATTCAGTCTGGCGGAAGAACTCAACGCGTTCTTCGCCGCCGATCCGCTGATTCTCAAACTGCGCGAACTGGCTCAGCGCCTGCGCGAGCTCAAGGACAACGTCAAGGCCGACGACGTCGAGGCGCGCCTCAAGGGGGCTCGTGATCAGGCCGTGCGTGCCCTGCGCGACAAGAGCGAGCTGTTCGAGGAGGGCGGCAACGTCATCAAGCTCGGCCCGCGTCACCGCTTCAGCGTCAACACCCAGGAACTCGACCTGACCCTGATGCCGCGCGGTGACGAGTTGCACCTGCACCTCACCGGCACGGATTTTCTTGAGCCCCTGCGCGACCCTGAACTGGAAGCCCTGCGCTCGTTCTGGCAAGTGGCGCTGGAGTCGGAATCGGCCAACCTGTACCGCGCCGAATACCTCGCCGGCCAGGTGCTCGATGCCGCCGATGCCGGGCAGGAAGGCCTTAGCCTGGACGGCCTCAAGCAGCATCTTGCGCAGCCCGTGGAACTGGCGCGGTTGATCCGCGACTTCGCCACGCCGCGCTACAAGGAAGGTTACGAGAAAGGCATTCACGATCACGACGCCGCAGCGATTCTGGTGCAACTGTTGCCTCTGCGCGAAAGCGCCGGGCTGCTGCGTTACGGGCCCGCATCACGAGGCTTTGCCAGCCTGTTCTGGAGTCAGGCCCGCAGCGTGGACGCTCCCGCCCAATGGCCCGAGCGGGCACGCACCAGTCGGCACATCCAGCAACTGTTCGGTCGCCGTGAAGGGGTGGCGCAGTTGCAGGCGGAAATCGTGTCGGCGATGCAGGATTTCCTGATCGAACAACCGCTGGGGCTGGATTCGGCGGTGGTGAGTGAGGCTGCCGAGTACCTGGTTCAGGAACTCGCCGCCGAGCGTATCGAATTCACCTTCGGCAAATACGCCCGGCAGTTGCAGGAAGCGCTCAAGCTGCGCCTGCAAGGCGCCCGCATGTGGGACGACTATCAACAGGCGTTGGCGCGTCTGGCGCAACGTCCGGCGGCGCAATGGGCGCTGGCCGGCCATTGGCTGCAAGGCTTGTGCTCGCAGGACGAATTCGCCGCGCTGGCCGACTACGTGCCGGAAGCCGTGGCGTTGTCGTTGCTGGCCGAGGATTTCCCCAAACGCATCACCGAGGTCGATGTGCAGTTCACTGTGGATAACCTGATGGGCGAACACCCGCGCATCAAGGACCGCAGCCTGTCGCTCGCCGTGGACGATTTCTTCGCCCGGCTGCGTACGCACCGCGAATACTTCCAGCCGGGTTTGCAGCGTTACCAGGCGTTGCGTCAGCGCATCATCGGTCGCGAGCGCGAGGCCTTGCGCCTGGCCGAGTTCAAGCCGCGCCCGTTGAGCTCCTTTGTGCGCAACAAACTGATCAACGACGTTTACCTCGGGGTGATCGGCGACAACCTGGCCAAGCAGATGGGCACCGTGGGCGAGAACAAGCGCACCGACCTCATGGGCCTGCTGATGCTGATTTCGCCGCCCGGTTACGGCAAAACCACCCTCATGGAATACGTGGCGCACCGTCTGGGGCTGATCTTCATGAAGATCAACGGCCCGGCGCTGGGCCACGACGTACGTTCCCTGGACCCGGCGCAGGCACCGGACGCCACCTCGCGTCAGGAGTTGGAGAAACTCAGCCTGGCGCTGGAAATGGGCAACAACGTGATGCTCTATGTCGACGACATCCAGCACACCCATTCGGAGTTTTTGCAGAAGTTCATCTCGTTGTGCGACGGCACCCGGCGCATCGAAGGCGTATGGAAGGGCCGCACGCGGACCTATGACATGCGCGGCAAGAAATTCTGCGTGGTGATGTCGGGCAACCCGTACACCGAGTCCGGCGAAGTCTTCAAGATTCCCGACATGCTCGCCAACCGGGCCGACATCTACAACCTGGGCGATACCCTGGGCGGGATGCAGGACGCCTTCGCCCTCAGCTACATCGAAAACGGCCTGACCTCCAACCCGGTGCTGGCGCCGCTGGCCACCCGCGACATGGCCGACGTCTACCGCTTCGTGGCCAAGGCCGAGGGCAAGCCGTTCTCCGGCAACGAGCTGAGCCACAGCTACAGCGGCGCCGAGATCAATGAGATCACCACCACCCTGCAACGCCTGATGCAGGTGCGTGACGTGGTGCTCAAGGTCAATCAACAGTACATCGCCAGTGCGGCGCAGGCCGATCAGTACCGCACGGAGCCGCCGTTCAAGTTGCAAGGCAGTTACCGCAACATGAACAAAATGGCGGAGAAGATTTCTGCGGTGATGAACGACGCTGAGCTGCTGCAACTGCTCGCCGATCACTACCAGGGCGAGTCGCAACTGTTGACCACTGGCGCGGAAGAAAACCTGCTCAAACTGGCCGAACTGCGCGGCAATCAGACGTCGACCCAAAGCGAGCGCTGGGCGCAGATCAAGCGCGACTTCCAGCGCAACAAGTCCATGGGCGGCAGCGACGGTGATGTCGGTGCGCGGGTGGTGGCGCAACTCAACGATCTGGTCGAAGGGGTACGGGGGCTCGCCCGGCAGCCGCAGGCCACCGAGGCTTCACTGCCGTGGCGCGAATTGCTGGCGGGGCTGGAAAAGCTCGGTCAGCAACCGGCGACCATCGATGTTCAGGTCAATGCGCCCGCGCAGCAGGGTGTGCGTGAAGTGCTGGAAAGCCTGGCCGCCAGCCTGGAACACAGCGTGCTGCCGCTGATCAAGGTGATGGACCGTAAGGTCGACATCGACCTGGACACCCACCATCGCATCAGCGATATCTCCAACCGGTTGAACGAGTTGGGGCAGATGCTGAGCAACGGCCAGGTGCCCACCCTGAGCGACGAATAACCTTGAGGCCGACACGCCTGCGTCCTGGACGCAGGCGTGTTGCCGGGTGGCTTACGCTGCGCTGGGCTGGCCCCAGGCCTGATCCCCGCCGACGCGGTCAATCAGTTTGCGGCGCAGGACGCTGGCCTGCTCGGGGTCGCGCTGGCCGAGGGTTTCCAACGCCTGATGCAGTTGTTGCAGCGGGTTTTCATCGATGAACAAGGTGTTCGTGCCCAGTTCGCCGATCGCCTCATCGAATCGTTCGTGCCGGATGTGACTGGCCAGCAGCGCCTGTGACAGGTGACCGACGTAGCCGGACATCTGCGCTGCGCGATCACGCAGGCGCGTGGCGGTGTGTGGCTGTTCGATGTGCAGGTAACTCAGGGCGAGGTGTGCCAGATAGCGGGGCTTGTCCTCAGCCTCCAGTGCCGGCTCATCTTCGAACCGTTGCAGTGTCTGGTCGAGCAGGGCCGTGGCTTCCTGACGCTGCCCCAGGTTGTACATCAGGTTGACCTGGACGCCTGACTTCATCAACCGCTCGCCCGGCTCAAGTTGCGCGGTGAGGGTGGCGATTTCTTCCAGGCTGGTGCGGATCATCCAGCTGTCACGACTCAGGTCGGGCAGGTTGCTCTGCAGCTGTAGCTGCGTCTCCAGCACCAGCAGGCGCATCCACGGCCATTGCTCGTCGTCGCGCATGCCGTCGAGTTCCTGCATGGCTTGGCGCAGCAGACTCTCGCACCACTGTGGCTGGCTGTCGAGGTAGCTGCCCCAGAGGCTGATCAGGCACCAGATACGTGCGCCGGTCGAATTTGCACAGGCCAGCAGCGTGGCCTCGGCGATGGCGGTTTCTGCGCGCTCGGCGTGCCAGCGGAGCAAGGTCAGGAGCATGTCGCAGGCGTCAAGGTCGGGTGCCCGCTCGACTAGCTGTCGAGCAAATTCTGGCTGTTGGGCGTGCAAGGCCAGATCCAGCAGGCGCGGGTAGCTGATCTCTGTCTGTGGATCATCGGTGTTTTCCAGCATGGCCAGGGCTCGGTCGAAGGCGCCGATTTCCATCAGCAAGGTCACGCCGACCGTTTTGTTTTCTCCGGACAACGGCTGGATCAGCTCGTCGAGGTGTGACGCCATGCCCAGTTCGATGTGTCCGCGCAGCACGGCCTCCATGTCGACACTGTCACCGAAGGGCGAAGGTTGCTGCACCAGCAGGTTCCAGGCTCGGATGAGACTGGCAACGGCTTCATCGCGCAGGTCGAAACGCCGTTGCAGGCTGGCCAGTCGCAGGGTCTCGCTGGACGACAGCCTCTCGCCGAGCTGGTTTTCCTGGGCGATGCCAAACGTCACCAGCAGCTCACGGGCCTGTTCCTGTTCACCGCTGGCGTGCAGCAGCGCAATGCGCAGCAAGGGCACCGACGGCAGCGGTTCACCGAGGTTCTTCAGCAGGGCGAGGGCGGCCTCATCATCATTTTTGCCCAGCAGAGTATCCAGCAGACGGTTCAGTGCCATGGGCCTGTAGGTGTCATCGAGTTCGCCGAGCACTTGCAGGGCGCGCTGTTGATCGCCTTTCTTGAACAGCGCGGCGGGCATCTGGAACAGCCCCAGTTGTCGGGCGTTGCCGTTCAGGCGCTGGGCCAGTTGCAGCGCAACCTGCGGCTCGATGACGGCGAGATTGGCGGCGCGGTTGATCTGCGCGGCCTCGTCCATGGTGATGCCCAGGTCATTGGTCTTGTTGGAGGAGAACGCAAAAAACAGCGCCACCATGCCAATAATGAAAATCAAGCCGATAAAAACTTCCATGATTATGCTTTCCTGTGGGGCGGTATCAGGTCCGGGCGGCGCTGACTGAGGCAGCGCGCCGGCAGGTGGCAGGGCCGTCGGGCGACCCTTTCTGTGGGGGCGGCGTTACGCCGAAACGCGTGGGGTCAGCGGGCTGTTGATCAGGGTGTCGAGCAGTTGTTCATGCACTTCGCGAGCGCGGCCCGGTGCCTGCTTCTGCAACTGTTGCAGGGCTTGGTGCAGCGGCGTCAGCAGGTTTTTCCCGCCTAGTAACACGCTGATGTCGAGGGCACTGATCGCTTCGGCGAAGCGCTGGTGCCCGATATGGTTGAGCACGATGCCTTGGGACAGTTCATGGCAGTCGTATCCCTCTTGTTCGCGCAACTCGTTCCGCAGGGCGATGGCTTGGGCGGGGTGGTCGATGTCCAGGTAGACCAGCGCGACGCGGTCGAGGTCGTATTGCAGTTCGATTTCATCCCTGTCGGGGTCTTCGCTGCCCTTGAGCTGCTCGACCAGGCTGTCCAGGCGCTGGACGGCGGCGGTGCTCTGGCCGAGCCGGTGCAGCAGCGCGGCCTGGGCGCAGAAACGATCCAGTGTTTCTTCCAGGTTCAGGCCCTGGTTGAGCTGCGCGATTTCCTCGAGGTTACGGCTGATCAGGCCGCTGTCGCGACGCAGCTCGGGCAGGTAAGCCTGGGCTTGCAACTGGGCTTCCAGGATCAGCAGGCGATACCAGGCGTCGTTCTCCCCACCGCGCAGCGGTTCCAGCAGTTGCGGTGCCTGGGCCAGTAACGTGGCGCTCCACTGTGGTTGGCATTCGTGGCTGAGCCTGACCAGCCTGAGTTGCAGTTCCAGACGCTGCTCGGGGGATTGGATTCGCGTGTTCAGCAAGGTTTCGGCTTCGCGGGTTTCGCTACGTTGCGCGTGCCAGCTCATCAGGCTCAGCAGCAGTTCGTCCTTCTCGAATTCAGGCACGAAATCGATCAGGCGCAAGGCCTTGTCCAACTGGTTGGCGTCGAGGGCAAGGTTCAGCAGTTCCTCGTAGGTGCCGTAAAGCATGTGCCGGCCGGCTTCGCCAAACAGGACGAAGGCCGACTCCAGGTCGCCGACTTCGAACAGAACACTGGCGGCGATAGCCTTGTCGCCTTCACCGAGTTGCTGGGCCAGTTCGATAACCCGCGGGCTGCCGTCCTGTTCGTAGTACTCGCGCATCGTGGCCTTCAGCGTGTCCGGTCGCCGTCTTCCGTCCGGCTCCTGCAAGGTGGCCCAGGCCCAGGCGATGCTCAGGGCCGCAGCGTTGGTCATGCCGAACTGACGCTGCAAAGGCGCGATGCGCAGGCAGTCGGTGCTCGACAGCATGTCGACCCCGGAAGACTCTTGCAGGCTACAGACCATCTCCAGGGTCTTGCGGGCCGTCTCCGTCTCGCCTTTGGCGATCTGAAGCTGGATGTAGGTGATATGTCCGTCGATTGGCCACTGGGCGGCGTTTTGGTCCAGCAAGGTCTGCGCGGTGATGTGATCACCTTGGTCGAGCAGTACTTGCACGACGTCCTTGAGGGCTTCGGGTGCGTTGGTTTTGTTGAGTTCGGCCAAGGCCTGCAAGCCTTCCTGACGGTGACCGGCACTGACCAATGACGGGGCGACGCATTGCAGGGCCTGTTGTCGGGCATGGCCGTCCAGGCGTTGGGCCACTTCAAGGGCGAGCAACGGGCTGGTCGTGGCAAACGTCATGACCCGGTTGATCTGCGCGACTTCCATCGGCGTCAGGCGCAGGGCCAGGGCCTTTTTGTGCCGATAAAAGAAATAGGCCGCCAATACGGCGATGACGATGACACTACCTGCAACTACTTCCATGGTTTCCTTTCCTGTTGGTCGCGGGCTGGCCTACACGTCGCGCGCCGCCTGAACCGCGCGGGGTTTATAAAGGTCCGGGGCCAACCTGGCAACCCTCAAGGGCCGGACTTTTCGAGTTTTGGCAGGCCGGGCCGGCGGTCAGCGGTCGGGCAGGGCGACGGGTTTCGGGTTAGACTTGCCGACTTTTCGCATAACCAAGAAGCCCACACATGGCACAGCCGTCCACCACCTACAAGTTTGAACTGAACCTCACCGACCTTGACCGCAGTGTCTACGAGAGCGTGAAGCAGACCATCGCCCGTCACCCTTCGGAAACCGAAGAGCGCATGACCGTACGGTTGCTGGCCTACGCCTTTTGGTACAACGAGCAGCTGTCTTTCGGTCGCGGTCTGTCGGACGTGGATGAGCCAGCCCTGTGGGAAAAAAGCCTGGACGACCGTGTCCTGCACTGGATCGAAGTCGGCCAACCCGACGCCGATCGCCTGACCTGGTGCTCGCGTCGCACCGAACGCACCAGCCTGCTGGCTTACGGCAGCCTGCGCGTCTGGGAAACCAAAGTGATCCCGGCGATCAAAAATCTGAAAAACGTGCACATCGCCGCCGTGCCTCAGGACGTGCTGGAAACCCTGGCCAAGGACATGCCCCGCGTCATCAAGTGGGACGTGATGATCAGCGAAGGGACGATTTTCGTCACCGACGACCGTGGTCAGCACGAAGTCCAGTTGCAATGGCTGAGCGGCGAGCGCGGCTGATTTTTCGCCGCGTGCCTGCACCGTTCC
Proteins encoded in this region:
- a CDS encoding DNA repair ATPase; protein product: MSDAQAATPPQDVLDKAVAEGGAYEVLHRRLLDQGHRLRQTTEGLNQRRLEEFGNSRMEVIGRVRIRTENNCIARDIVQVGDCLLFGYNVFIGLKKETRVIDVFSLYRLVEEGDGNEAEPVPLEGTFLSAQGFLNDFNELYTYYKNTRLLQLAIRDGKLLASFQIGERITDIRVFRWSISLDGRDVRYIDNRGERDIALPAPFDFEWKKATREMAVEGRFPHLNILDTVFVETVGGDLTIKVENNTEDGLGIYREDVLDKTQSLDDAQFEFARLGSLILLKVLPYREEQWRYLVFNGLTRKVERIDAIGLACVQLPEDHGIIFPGGYYLQSGEHKSFEQSMDGMRFKRAVRSPNGEDVQYIFYHPEQGRSVLLTYNMINRQLQNPLFGHGYARLEDGRMVIFAAEGDEPTRIHPMQVWQTPFFTDEYAARQPTRSGFLGRIGNAELVRSVSDLYDLCREIDTPSVSVQRYSLLCQNTRRLFDVYHWLGSEQLEGLAPLLREVAATSELVLDEYEKVESIRRQSDQAMVAAEHKHKALLDSLLVDSWNQVQSFVDALNGITAQRGLLLTIRDYRYIDVARIDAMEAELLKAQERTAAGTATFLASEQALQPFVTRLETLDGEAQKSQTVAQLAEPLGALQTMASDLDMLSGLMASLQIDDATQRTRIIESISEIYARLNQAKARGEQQRKALGSTETVAQFGAQFKLFSQGITNALAQAQDPERCDEQLSRLLVQLEELESRFGDHEQFLGDVLTKREELLETFEAHKQSLLDERQRKAQGLLDAARRILDSLGRRTAKFSLAEELNAFFAADPLILKLRELAQRLRELKDNVKADDVEARLKGARDQAVRALRDKSELFEEGGNVIKLGPRHRFSVNTQELDLTLMPRGDELHLHLTGTDFLEPLRDPELEALRSFWQVALESESANLYRAEYLAGQVLDAADAGQEGLSLDGLKQHLAQPVELARLIRDFATPRYKEGYEKGIHDHDAAAILVQLLPLRESAGLLRYGPASRGFASLFWSQARSVDAPAQWPERARTSRHIQQLFGRREGVAQLQAEIVSAMQDFLIEQPLGLDSAVVSEAAEYLVQELAAERIEFTFGKYARQLQEALKLRLQGARMWDDYQQALARLAQRPAAQWALAGHWLQGLCSQDEFAALADYVPEAVALSLLAEDFPKRITEVDVQFTVDNLMGEHPRIKDRSLSLAVDDFFARLRTHREYFQPGLQRYQALRQRIIGREREALRLAEFKPRPLSSFVRNKLINDVYLGVIGDNLAKQMGTVGENKRTDLMGLLMLISPPGYGKTTLMEYVAHRLGLIFMKINGPALGHDVRSLDPAQAPDATSRQELEKLSLALEMGNNVMLYVDDIQHTHSEFLQKFISLCDGTRRIEGVWKGRTRTYDMRGKKFCVVMSGNPYTESGEVFKIPDMLANRADIYNLGDTLGGMQDAFALSYIENGLTSNPVLAPLATRDMADVYRFVAKAEGKPFSGNELSHSYSGAEINEITTTLQRLMQVRDVVLKVNQQYIASAAQADQYRTEPPFKLQGSYRNMNKMAEKISAVMNDAELLQLLADHYQGESQLLTTGAEENLLKLAELRGNQTSTQSERWAQIKRDFQRNKSMGGSDGDVGARVVAQLNDLVEGVRGLARQPQATEASLPWRELLAGLEKLGQQPATIDVQVNAPAQQGVREVLESLAASLEHSVLPLIKVMDRKVDIDLDTHHRISDISNRLNELGQMLSNGQVPTLSDE
- a CDS encoding YaeQ family protein: MAQPSTTYKFELNLTDLDRSVYESVKQTIARHPSETEERMTVRLLAYAFWYNEQLSFGRGLSDVDEPALWEKSLDDRVLHWIEVGQPDADRLTWCSRRTERTSLLAYGSLRVWETKVIPAIKNLKNVHIAAVPQDVLETLAKDMPRVIKWDVMISEGTIFVTDDRGQHEVQLQWLSGERG